The Candidatus Dadabacteria bacterium genomic sequence GTTTCCCTGTAAGTGTCGTTGTACTGCAGCGCGACTTCAACCACGGTCGAGTCCCTCTCGCCAGCGACGTAGATCACCTCGGGATGGAGCGCTTTTCTGTTCTGGTTAAGCTCCTCGACGAAAGCGACGATCCCCCCTTCGTAGAAAAACTCCTGAGACCTGTCCGTTCTCTCGTCGCTAAGGGTGATACGAAGGCCCTTGTTAAGAAAGGCAAGCTCCCTTATCCTGTGGGCTAGGATGTCGTAATTGAACTCGCTAACCTCGAATATCCCAGAATCGGGCTTGAAATGTATCTTTGTTCCGCTTTTTTTCGTTTTCCCGGTGTTTTTAAGGTCTTTTACCGCCTCTCCCTTTTCATATTCCTGGTACCAGACATCCCCTTCCCTTTTGATCTCTATTGAGAGATTCTCCGAGAGCGCGTTTACCACCGTGACTCCCACACCATGGAGTCCTCCTGAAACCTGATAGACTTTGCTGTCGAATTTCCCCCCGGCGTGGAGCATGGTCATCACGACCTCAACGGCCGGTTTCCCCGTCTCTTCGTGGATGTCAACCGGGATTCCCCTTCCGTCGTCTTCAACCGTAATGCTTTCATCCACGTGCACGGTAACGGAGATACGGTTGCAGAAGCCCGCAAGGGACTCGTCCACGCTGTTATCGAGAACCTCGAACACGAGGTGGTGGAATCCCCGGGAATTGGTATCCCCTATATACATGTCAGGGCGTTTTCTTACGGCTTCAAGGCCCGGAAGAACCTTTATCTGCTCGGCGGTGTAATCGTCGCCGGAACCGTTATCCTGCCGCAATTCACCCATTATTTCGGATTCTTGAGACTCACTCAAAACAAGTACCTCCCGGTTAGAGATATTGTGATTATTATGATACCTGAGAAAAAGAAAAAAGTCTGTAATATCCGGCAGTTTAAGTAAAAATCAGAAATTTCTTCCAAAACAATCTGCTGTGCGGTCATCAACGAGCAGTCCTGCTCTCTCAAATCTGGTTATCTCAGCCGAAATCCTTGTTTTCAGACCATCATAGTCGCACAGAACTTCAAGAGACATCACCTGCTGTACGAATAATGTTTTTGAAGGTAAATTTGCGTTTTTATGAAATAGATTTAATATGGCAAAAATTTGATATTATCTAATTTTTGCCATATTATTTATATCAAACATGATAGATTATATTAAGTAAAAATTGGAGAAAATCAAATTAACACCGAAAGAAGTCTAAAAAAGTCCCTGGTCGGAATTGAACTGGTCAAGCTTCTGGCTTCCCAGGGAGACAGGATATTCTCCACAGAACGGGCGCGGGAACTGGCCCCCCGCGTTGGTCTCAAGGATTCGTACCTATGCGAAGCTCTTTACCACCTGCGTCAAAATGACTGGATAGTCCCGATTCGCAGAGGGCTGTTCGCACTGTCCGTTCCCGGAATCTTTCCCGTGCACGAGTTTGAGATCGCGATGAATCTGGCAAGCCCCGCGGCGATCTCTCACTGGCTGGCCATGAATCACCACGGCTTGACAGAACAGATTCCGAGAACGATTTTCGTCCTGACAACCACGGAAAGTTCCTTCCCGCGCGTTCGAGGGATTAAAGGCAGAGGAATGTCCTACAGGGGTTATGAGAGCGGGAACGCTTCATACAGGTTCATTCAGGTGAAACCCGAGCATTTCTTCGGTACGGAAGAAATACTGATCGGCAACACTCTGGTATCAATAACGGATATGGAACGTACCCTTCTGGACGGTCTCTGCCGTCCACAGTACTGCGGCGGCTTTGAGGAAGTGCTTTACGCCTTTAACAAAACAGAAGACAGACTGAATATCAAGCGTATAGTCGAATACGCTCTGCGACTGAGCGGCGCGGCGGCAAAACGACTGGGTTGGATTCTTGAATACTGGGGATATGATTCTTCCGAATTCAGCGAACTTGCGGAACTGCCCGTCAAGGGCTATCGCAAGCTTGATCCCACGGGGCCGAGAAAGGGGCCGTGCAACAGCCGCTGGATGATACAGGAAAATCTGCCCGGGAACATTGACTCATGGTAAAATCAGCTTACTCCCTTATTTCGCAGGCGCACAAGTCCACCGGCATTCCGTTGCATGTTATCGAACGTGATTATCTGCTTTCCTGGATTCTCGCCGGTATCAGCCAAGTACCGGCACTTTCCGACACCCTTGTCTTCAAGGGGGGGGGGTACGGCTCTCAGGAAATGTTATTTCGATGATTATCGCTTTTCCGAGGACCTGGATTTTACCGGACTCCCCGCGGCTCCCAGAGGCGATAACATGGAAAATTCCATTCGGGAAGCGTGCGAGATCGTTCAACAGAGACTCCTGAAAGAACCCGTTAATATTGTCTGTAAACGCTATAAGGAAAGGCGCCCTCACCCTGGAAATCAGGAAGCTTTCAAAATACGGGCCCGCCTCCCTTGGCATAATTATCCGCTTACCGGCATTATGGTGGAAATCACCATGGATGAAAAAATTCTCAGGCCCCAGCAAAGGCGAAAAATCATTCATCATTACGACGAACCGCTCGAAGCGGAAATCAATACGTATTCCCTTGAAGAAGTTGTCGCGGAAAAACTGCGGGCGGTATTGCAAAACGTTGACAGATTTAAAAGCAGCAGATGGGTCAGACCACGTGCTCGCGATTACTATGACCTCTGGCATATATTGAGCGCACGCAAGAATGACATGGACTTTACCGATTTCAGTTCTTTCCTGAGGAACAAGTGCTCGACAAAGAACATCATGTTCACAAGCGCTGAGGACTTTTTTGACGACGGCTTGCTTGCCCTCGTCGGCAAGGACTGGGAACGCTCACTTGGAGACATCGTGCCGGATCCGCCCGCATTGAAGATGGTACTCAGCGACCTGCGCGTACAGATTGCCGGTCTTTTCTCTTAAGGCGTTAAAATCAGCCGTAAGACAGCGGCCGTCATGCTACCTCTGGGAAATTTTCGGATGCGTTATGCCGGTCTGTTTCTGGTATTTTCCCTTCTTGTCCGCATACGAAATCTGGCATTCCTCATCACCCTCAAAAAAGAGCACCTGGGCTATTCCCTCGTTTGAATATATCTTCGCGGGAATGGGGGTTGTATTCGAAATTTCAAGCGTCACGTATCCCTCCCATTCGGGTTCAAACGGGGTGACGTTAACGATTATTCCGCACCTTGCGTAAGTGGATTTACCGACGCACACGGTAACGGTGCTTCTGGGTATCCTGAAATATTCAACGGTTTTTGCGAGCGCGAAGGAGTTCGGCGGAATTATGCAGTAATCGTTCTCTATCTCCACAAAGGAGTTGGGATCGAAATTCTTAGGGTCCACGACGGCGCTGTGCAGGTTGGTAAACACCTTGAACTCATTGCTTACCCTGATATCGTAGCCGTAAGAGGAAAGGCCGTACGATATAACGCCCTTGCTTACCTGGCCTTCCACAAAAGGGTCTATCATCTTGTGCTCAAGCGCCATTTTTCTTATCCAGTGATCAGGTTTGATTCCCATTGGTGTTCTCCTTTCTGTTTTCTCGAATCTCGTTTAATATCTGATTCGTATTGCTCTCATATATAAAGATATTTTTTAAACTCAGAAACGTTGTTTAATCCGGTGGTTTTCATGCACTAATAATGAAGCGATCCATAAAAAACGGCGCCTCACACATGACTGGGGCCCTGCAAAAAATTATACGAACTGCCTCAAAAACCTTACGTCGTTCTCAAAGAAAAGCCTTATGTCGTTTATTCCGTACTTAAGCATGGCGATTCTCTCAACCCCCATGCCGAAGGCGAAACCCGAATAGATGTCAGTGTTGTAGTTAACGCTCGAGAAAACCGCGGGGTCGACCATTCCGCATCCCATTATTTCAAGCCAGCCGGTGCCCTTGCATACCCTGCATCCGTTGCCGGAACATATCTGACACTCTATGTCCACCTCTGCGCTGGGCTCGGTGAAGGGAAAGAAACTCGGGCGGAACCTTACGTTCGTATTGTCGCCGAAAGTGAGTTTCACGAACTGAATTATGACGGATTTCAGGTTTCCGAAAGTTATCCCCTTGTCAACGAGAAGACCCTCTATCTGGTGGAACATGGGGGTGTGGGAAACATCGCTGTCGCACCGGTAAACCTTTCCGGGAGCTATTATCTTCACGGGAGGCTGCTGGGTCTGCATGATCCGTATCTGCACCGGTGAGGTATGGGTTCTCAAGACCATGTCATCAGTTATGTAGAAAGTGTCCTGCATGTCCCTCGCGGGGTGGTTTTTCGGTATGTTTAGCGCCTCGAAATTG encodes the following:
- the dcd gene encoding dCTP deaminase, which codes for MGIKPDHWIRKMALEHKMIDPFVEGQVSKGVISYGLSSYGYDIRVSNEFKVFTNLHSAVVDPKNFDPNSFVEIENDYCIIPPNSFALAKTVEYFRIPRSTVTVCVGKSTYARCGIIVNVTPFEPEWEGYVTLEISNTTPIPAKIYSNEGIAQVLFFEGDEECQISYADKKGKYQKQTGITHPKISQR
- the pheS gene encoding phenylalanine--tRNA ligase subunit alpha, translating into MQEALEQIRNQIDSDLEGVSTEADLVRVKASYVGKKGFLTQLLKSMKDLPASERRQVGILINGTKNEVEDLIERKSDEIKRRAMDEKLLEEATDFTLPGRGMPVGAKHPITQVMERIVYDFERMGFEVAEGPEVELDYYNFEALNIPKNHPARDMQDTFYITDDMVLRTHTSPVQIRIMQTQQPPVKIIAPGKVYRCDSDVSHTPMFHQIEGLLVDKGITFGNLKSVIIQFVKLTFGDNTNVRFRPSFFPFTEPSAEVDIECQICSGNGCRVCKGTGWLEIMGCGMVDPAVFSSVNYNTDIYSGFAFGMGVERIAMLKYGINDIRLFFENDVRFLRQFV
- a CDS encoding nucleotidyl transferase AbiEii/AbiGii toxin family protein, giving the protein MLSNVIICFPGFSPVSAKYRHFPTPLSSRGGGTALRKCYFDDYRFSEDLDFTGLPAAPRGDNMENSIREACEIVQQRLLKEPVNIVCKRYKERRPHPGNQEAFKIRARLPWHNYPLTGIMVEITMDEKILRPQQRRKIIHHYDEPLEAEINTYSLEEVVAEKLRAVLQNVDRFKSSRWVRPRARDYYDLWHILSARKNDMDFTDFSSFLRNKCSTKNIMFTSAEDFFDDGLLALVGKDWERSLGDIVPDPPALKMVLSDLRVQIAGLFS